From the Pseudomonas baltica genome, one window contains:
- a CDS encoding 3-keto-5-aminohexanoate cleavage protein, which yields MTSYQNTPVILESAVTPLRKGEPLLSTEQMINEGMASLAAGAAIVHHHHDFRQSRSDATAQIIRIERELLQAYPDAFLYADYLRGDTTWEKNAHLQPMADAGVLRMISLDPGLTQFGFLDEDGLPTLHVQNGATYPDCVEVMKFAQRVQQPLMIGIYEPGNLRWAMAFAKAGKLPSGSMIKLYFGGEWVLGGTRVPGTNFGMPPTVQALDVYLGLMEGSQVPWMVSLMGGVLLDSPIARHALERGGHLRVGVEDTAGGTDLNNAQTVEAAARLVAEVGRPLADCSSARKLLIGDAGRRVA from the coding sequence ATGACCTCGTACCAAAACACGCCTGTGATTCTCGAATCGGCAGTGACGCCGTTGCGCAAAGGCGAACCGCTGCTGAGCACCGAACAGATGATCAACGAAGGCATGGCCAGCCTTGCCGCAGGCGCCGCCATCGTTCACCACCACCACGACTTTCGCCAATCGCGCAGCGACGCCACCGCGCAGATCATCCGCATCGAGCGCGAGCTGCTGCAGGCCTATCCCGACGCCTTTCTGTACGCCGACTACCTGCGCGGCGACACCACCTGGGAAAAGAACGCACACCTGCAACCCATGGCCGACGCCGGCGTGCTGCGCATGATCTCGCTGGACCCGGGCCTGACCCAGTTCGGCTTCCTCGATGAAGACGGCCTGCCGACCCTGCACGTGCAGAACGGCGCGACCTACCCCGATTGCGTCGAGGTAATGAAGTTTGCCCAGCGGGTGCAACAGCCGCTGATGATCGGCATCTATGAGCCGGGCAACCTGCGCTGGGCCATGGCCTTCGCCAAGGCCGGCAAACTGCCGTCGGGTTCGATGATCAAATTGTATTTTGGCGGTGAGTGGGTGCTGGGCGGCACCCGTGTGCCGGGGACCAACTTCGGCATGCCGCCGACCGTGCAGGCGCTGGATGTGTACCTGGGGCTGATGGAGGGCAGCCAGGTGCCCTGGATGGTCAGCCTGATGGGCGGCGTGCTGCTCGACAGCCCCATCGCCCGCCACGCCCTGGAGCGCGGTGGCCACTTGCGGGTGGGCGTTGAAGACACCGCCGGCGGCACCGATCTGAACAACGCCCAGACGGTGGAGGCCGCCGCCAGATTGGTGGCCGAAGTGGGCCGGCCGCTGGCGGACTGCAGCAGCGCCCGCAAATTGCTGATCGGCGATGCGGGGCGGCGCGTGGCCTGA
- a CDS encoding MarR family winged helix-turn-helix transcriptional regulator — protein MSTFPNSEPHAAAPPCASALIELIDEVTRLRGRVFAAHKQADDATQMGGLQWLVLSAVVGAREAPTVARIGRSLGHPRQSIQRLADELVQRGLIAQQTNPEHARARLLVPTLAGRTLHQAQSLHSLDWAARIVGDLDLTALEHSIATLRLLRQRIEADYKNTPLKGSAS, from the coding sequence ATGAGTACCTTCCCCAACAGCGAGCCGCACGCTGCGGCTCCACCTTGTGCCAGCGCCTTGATCGAGCTTATCGATGAGGTGACACGCCTGCGTGGCCGGGTGTTCGCGGCCCACAAACAGGCCGATGACGCGACGCAGATGGGTGGCCTGCAATGGCTGGTGCTGAGCGCCGTGGTCGGCGCTCGCGAGGCGCCGACCGTGGCGCGTATCGGCCGCAGCCTGGGCCACCCGCGCCAATCGATCCAGCGCCTGGCCGACGAATTGGTGCAGCGCGGGCTGATCGCGCAGCAGACCAACCCCGAGCATGCCCGGGCGCGCTTGCTGGTGCCGACGCTGGCCGGTCGCACGCTGCATCAGGCGCAGAGCCTGCACAGCCTGGACTGGGCCGCGCGGATTGTCGGCGACCTTGACCTGACGGCCCTGGAACACAGCATTGCGACCTTGCGCCTGCTACGCCAGCGCATTGAAGCCGATTACAAAAATACTCCCTTGAAGGGCTCTGCCTCATGA
- a CDS encoding glucose 1-dehydrogenase yields MKTDYFDLSGKVALVTGASRGLGYEMAMAFARQGADLIITSRKLEACEAVVQEVRALGRRALAYACHMGEWQQIEGLVDAAYAEFGKVDILVNNAGMSPLAPSSLETSEGLFDKIVGVNFRGPFRLTALVGPRMVAAGSGSIIMISSTGALRPSPAFAPYAAAKAALNSITTSFALEYGPSVRVNCISAGPFLTNISTAWGDPQHINDGAALKRAGRPEEIVSTALYLASDYSSYTSNALIKVDGGLAP; encoded by the coding sequence ATGAAAACCGATTATTTCGACCTGTCGGGCAAGGTCGCCCTGGTCACCGGCGCCAGTCGCGGCCTGGGCTACGAGATGGCCATGGCCTTCGCCCGCCAGGGCGCCGATTTGATCATCACCAGCCGCAAACTGGAGGCCTGCGAAGCGGTCGTGCAAGAGGTGCGGGCGCTCGGTCGGCGCGCGCTGGCCTATGCCTGCCACATGGGCGAATGGCAGCAGATCGAGGGGCTGGTCGATGCCGCCTATGCAGAGTTCGGCAAGGTCGACATTCTGGTCAACAACGCGGGTATGTCGCCCTTGGCGCCGTCCTCGCTGGAAACCAGCGAAGGACTGTTCGACAAAATCGTGGGGGTCAACTTCAGAGGGCCGTTTCGGCTGACCGCCCTGGTCGGCCCGCGCATGGTGGCGGCGGGTAGCGGCTCGATCATCATGATCAGCAGCACCGGCGCGCTGCGTCCGTCCCCGGCCTTCGCACCCTATGCCGCGGCGAAGGCAGCGCTCAACAGCATCACCACCTCGTTCGCGCTGGAGTACGGCCCCAGCGTGCGGGTCAACTGCATCAGCGCCGGGCCCTTCCTGACCAACATCTCCACGGCCTGGGGCGACCCGCAACACATCAACGACGGCGCCGCGTTGAAGCGCGCCGGGCGTCCGGAGGAGATCGTCAGCACGGCGTTGTACCTGGCCAGCGACTACTCGAGCTACACCAGTAATGCGCTGATCAAGGTCGACGGAGGTCTGGCGCCCTGA
- a CDS encoding acyl-CoA dehydrogenase family protein, which translates to MWDVEPQFQEKLAWMRRFVEEDVVALDVLFPSVSVVYNTRHEVSRAILKPLQAKVREQGLWACHLGPELGGQGYGQFKLGLMNEIIGRSIWAPTVFGTAAPDTGNAEILALFGTAEQKARYLQPLLDGDIVSCFSMTEPQAGADPREFTTMAVRDGEQWVINGEKWFSSNARYAEFVLVLAVTAHEAPIQQRLSMFIVPTDNPGLKTIRDSEHMLERAEQDEATEGYLHYHDVRVPLDHMLGGEGQGFAVAQARLGGGRVHHAMRTVGQCQRALDMMCERALSRRTQGTLLADKQMVQTMIADSHIELEQLRLLVLQTAVIIDASHGDPRAARKHIAMVKVAMAKAYHDIVQRALHLHGSLGTTLELPLAWMWMNVPTMAIADGPTEVHRFTVAKELLRGYTATRGLFPSEHLPPKIEAARKRYAELLQPAPTMDRRHA; encoded by the coding sequence ATGTGGGATGTCGAACCGCAATTTCAGGAAAAACTCGCTTGGATGAGGCGCTTTGTCGAGGAGGACGTGGTGGCGCTGGACGTGCTCTTCCCCTCGGTCAGCGTGGTCTACAACACGCGCCACGAGGTCTCGCGCGCGATCCTCAAACCGTTGCAAGCCAAGGTCCGCGAGCAGGGCCTGTGGGCCTGTCACCTGGGCCCGGAACTGGGCGGGCAGGGCTATGGGCAGTTCAAGCTCGGCCTGATGAACGAAATCATCGGCCGCTCGATCTGGGCTCCGACGGTGTTCGGCACGGCGGCGCCCGATACCGGCAACGCGGAGATCCTCGCCCTGTTCGGCACGGCCGAGCAAAAGGCGCGCTACCTGCAGCCCCTGCTCGATGGCGATATCGTTTCGTGCTTCTCCATGACCGAGCCGCAAGCGGGCGCTGACCCGCGCGAGTTCACCACCATGGCGGTACGCGATGGCGAGCAATGGGTGATCAACGGCGAGAAGTGGTTTTCATCGAATGCGCGCTATGCCGAGTTCGTCCTGGTGCTGGCCGTGACCGCCCACGAGGCCCCGATTCAGCAGCGCCTGTCGATGTTCATCGTGCCGACCGACAACCCGGGCCTCAAGACCATTCGCGACAGCGAGCACATGCTCGAGCGCGCCGAGCAGGATGAAGCCACCGAGGGCTATTTGCATTACCACGATGTGCGGGTGCCGCTTGACCATATGCTCGGTGGCGAGGGGCAGGGGTTCGCTGTGGCCCAGGCGCGGCTCGGCGGTGGCCGGGTGCACCATGCCATGCGCACCGTCGGCCAGTGCCAGCGCGCCCTGGACATGATGTGCGAGCGCGCTTTGAGCCGGCGTACCCAAGGCACCTTGCTGGCTGACAAACAGATGGTCCAGACGATGATCGCCGACAGCCATATCGAACTCGAGCAGTTGCGCCTGCTGGTGCTGCAGACGGCAGTGATCATCGATGCCAGCCACGGTGATCCACGGGCGGCGCGCAAGCACATCGCGATGGTCAAGGTGGCCATGGCCAAGGCCTATCACGACATCGTTCAGCGTGCCCTGCACCTGCACGGGTCGCTGGGCACCACCCTGGAATTGCCGCTGGCCTGGATGTGGATGAACGTGCCGACCATGGCCATCGCCGACGGCCCCACCGAGGTACACCGGTTTACCGTGGCCAAGGAATTGCTGCGCGGCTACACCGCCACCCGTGGGCTGTTCCCCAGCGAACACCTGCCGCCCAAGATCGAGGCGGCCCGCAAGCGCTATGCCGAGCTGCTGCAACCGGCGCCCACGATGGATCGCCGACACGCCTGA
- a CDS encoding aldehyde dehydrogenase family protein produces the protein MLPSTPDNALPDVHLHIGAHALSEGSGGTFEHRNPTTGQVQAQVPLAGPEEIHQAIAVATAAFDLWRRCKPAQRRDMLLRLADLLAADEAQFTRIAALENGAPVRSGGGRAYIAQQWTRYYAGWADKLEGSVTGAFIRGEDFTYTQPEPYGVIGVIITWNVPLVSLCMKVIPALAAGNCVVIKPSEHTPFTPELFTRLAREAGIPAGVINTLPGTAAAGDALVAHRQVEKVTFTGGPATARKILATCAAHLKPSVMELGGKSANIVFADAELDAAVRDAVAMGLSAMSGQACILGSRILVQRQIYASFLDKLVSAARQLPCGDPSDPTVSFGPVINAASCERILGMIQRAIEAGDGRLLLGGARMGGELANGYFIEPTLFADVDPDSDLAQQEVFGPVLCVIPFDDEAHAIAIANNTRFGLAAYIHSRDVSRVHRVAEQLQAGSVYVNGAFPVPAHSPFGGQGESGFGREGGKPGLDEFIRPKTISIAPVQ, from the coding sequence ATGCTCCCCTCGACACCTGACAACGCCCTGCCCGATGTCCATCTGCACATCGGCGCGCACGCCCTGAGCGAAGGCTCGGGCGGTACCTTCGAACACCGCAACCCAACCACCGGGCAAGTGCAAGCCCAGGTGCCCTTGGCGGGCCCGGAGGAAATCCACCAGGCCATCGCCGTCGCCACCGCAGCCTTCGACCTCTGGCGGCGCTGCAAGCCCGCACAACGGCGGGACATGCTGCTGCGCCTGGCCGATCTGCTGGCCGCCGACGAGGCACAATTCACCCGCATCGCTGCCCTGGAAAACGGCGCCCCCGTGCGCTCGGGCGGTGGCCGCGCGTACATCGCCCAGCAATGGACACGCTACTACGCGGGCTGGGCCGACAAGCTCGAGGGCAGCGTGACCGGGGCCTTTATCCGTGGTGAGGACTTCACCTACACACAACCCGAGCCCTACGGCGTGATCGGGGTGATCATCACCTGGAACGTGCCACTGGTGTCGCTGTGCATGAAGGTCATCCCGGCACTGGCTGCCGGCAACTGCGTGGTCATCAAGCCTTCGGAACACACGCCCTTCACCCCCGAGCTGTTCACCCGCCTGGCCCGTGAAGCGGGTATCCCGGCGGGGGTCATCAATACCCTGCCCGGCACCGCCGCGGCCGGCGATGCGCTGGTGGCCCATCGGCAGGTCGAAAAAGTCACCTTCACCGGCGGCCCGGCCACAGCGCGCAAGATCCTCGCCACCTGCGCCGCGCACCTCAAGCCCTCGGTGATGGAGCTGGGCGGCAAGTCGGCCAATATCGTGTTCGCCGACGCCGAGCTCGACGCCGCAGTGCGCGATGCGGTGGCCATGGGGCTCAGCGCCATGAGCGGCCAGGCCTGTATTCTCGGCTCGCGCATCCTGGTGCAACGGCAGATCTACGCCAGTTTCCTCGACAAGTTGGTGAGTGCCGCACGACAACTGCCTTGCGGCGACCCCAGCGACCCGACGGTGAGCTTCGGGCCGGTCATCAATGCCGCGTCCTGCGAGCGCATCCTGGGCATGATCCAGCGCGCCATCGAGGCCGGCGACGGGCGGTTGCTGCTCGGCGGTGCGCGCATGGGCGGTGAGCTCGCCAACGGCTACTTCATCGAGCCCACGCTGTTCGCCGACGTCGACCCGGACTCCGACCTCGCCCAGCAAGAGGTCTTCGGGCCGGTGCTGTGCGTCATCCCGTTCGACGACGAAGCCCACGCCATCGCCATCGCCAACAACACCCGCTTCGGGCTGGCGGCCTACATCCACAGCCGAGACGTCAGCCGCGTGCACCGGGTCGCCGAGCAGTTGCAGGCAGGCTCGGTCTACGTCAACGGCGCCTTCCCGGTGCCCGCCCACAGCCCCTTCGGTGGCCAGGGCGAGAGCGGCTTCGGCCGCGAAGGCGGCAAGCCCGGCCTGGATGAATTCATCCGCCCCAAGACCATATCCATCGCTCCCGTCCAATAA
- a CDS encoding AMP-binding protein encodes MSASYLPSGWTAGQADTINDALRRAVAAHGERLFLDVLGERYSYADLDREACRLANGLHDLGVTKGDTVATLLDNHFDAVVLWFAINKLGAISVPVNTAYKGEFLRHQLADAGSAIIIAEHDYVERVARVADPLESLRNVIYRGPHPEHIQLRRPMLPLDELRSSDSRDPDVPVAPADLAMLIYTGGTTGPSKGCMITHNYACNEARQMVICLGRTAQSFTWTPLPMFHLNAIVTTVLCNLMLGAKVALYPRFSVSNFWPEIERTGANEVSLLASMFPLLAQAPDNDAMKRCFGQLQIVTGAPFAPQLQKIWRERFGIKAVNGACFGLTECAVVTMTPFGEPEPPNSAGKICEWFDIRVVDDNDVELPRGTPGELIVRPLQPHVMFEGYWQRPADTLKVMRNLWFHTGDIGKLDEQGFFYFLDRKKDYLRRGGENISSFEMEKTFQAHPDLAEVAVHAVYSELAEDEVKLTAVLAEGATLDEATLCRWAIERLPYFAVPRYIEFVQQVPRSPVGRILKYQLRDAGVTAGTWDRNGSGIELKKR; translated from the coding sequence ATGAGCGCTTCCTATCTTCCTTCAGGCTGGACGGCGGGGCAGGCGGACACCATCAACGATGCCCTGCGCCGCGCGGTTGCCGCCCACGGCGAGCGGCTGTTCCTCGACGTGCTGGGCGAACGCTACAGCTATGCTGACCTGGACCGCGAAGCCTGCCGCCTGGCCAACGGTTTGCACGACCTTGGCGTCACCAAGGGGGACACGGTCGCGACCTTGCTGGACAACCATTTCGACGCTGTTGTGCTGTGGTTCGCGATCAACAAGCTGGGTGCGATCAGCGTACCGGTGAACACCGCCTACAAGGGTGAATTCCTGCGCCATCAGTTGGCCGACGCCGGGTCGGCGATCATCATTGCCGAGCACGATTACGTCGAGCGGGTGGCGCGGGTCGCCGACCCACTCGAGTCGTTGCGCAACGTCATCTATCGCGGCCCGCACCCCGAACACATCCAACTGCGCAGGCCCATGTTGCCGCTGGACGAACTGCGCAGCAGTGACAGCCGTGACCCTGACGTGCCGGTGGCGCCGGCCGACCTCGCCATGCTGATCTACACCGGCGGCACCACCGGGCCCTCAAAGGGCTGCATGATCACCCACAACTACGCCTGCAACGAAGCCCGGCAGATGGTGATCTGCCTGGGGCGCACTGCGCAGTCCTTCACCTGGACGCCGCTGCCGATGTTTCACCTCAACGCCATCGTCACCACGGTGCTGTGCAACCTGATGCTGGGCGCCAAGGTGGCGCTGTACCCACGCTTCTCGGTGTCCAACTTCTGGCCGGAGATCGAACGCACCGGCGCCAACGAGGTGTCGCTGCTGGCCTCGATGTTCCCGCTGCTGGCGCAGGCGCCGGACAACGACGCCATGAAGCGTTGTTTTGGCCAGTTGCAGATCGTCACCGGTGCGCCATTCGCGCCGCAACTGCAAAAGATCTGGCGCGAGCGCTTCGGCATCAAAGCGGTCAACGGCGCCTGTTTCGGCCTCACCGAATGCGCGGTCGTGACCATGACCCCGTTCGGCGAACCCGAGCCGCCCAACAGCGCCGGCAAGATCTGCGAGTGGTTCGACATCCGTGTGGTGGACGACAACGACGTTGAGCTGCCGCGCGGTACGCCGGGGGAGTTGATCGTGCGCCCCTTGCAGCCCCACGTGATGTTCGAGGGCTATTGGCAGCGGCCGGCCGATACCCTCAAGGTCATGCGCAACCTGTGGTTCCACACCGGTGATATCGGCAAGCTGGACGAACAGGGGTTTTTCTACTTTCTCGACCGCAAGAAGGATTACCTGCGCCGCGGCGGCGAAAATATTTCCAGCTTTGAAATGGAAAAGACCTTCCAGGCCCACCCCGATCTGGCGGAAGTGGCCGTGCACGCGGTGTATTCCGAGCTGGCCGAAGACGAGGTAAAGCTCACTGCGGTATTGGCCGAAGGCGCCACGCTGGACGAGGCCACCTTGTGCCGCTGGGCCATCGAGCGCCTGCCGTACTTCGCCGTGCCGCGCTACATCGAGTTCGTCCAACAGGTGCCACGCAGCCCGGTGGGTCGGATTCTCAAATACCAGCTGCGCGATGCCGGGGTCACGGCCGGCACCTGGGATCGCAATGGCTCCGGCATTGAACTGAAAAAGCGCTGA
- a CDS encoding MMPL family transporter — MKIDREQAPPIVRDPRYFDTDGGNWLERLIFNHRLLMITICVVVTAVLGWQATQLEVNASFEKMIPQSHPYIQNYFHNREALPSAGNSIRVVVENTRGTIYDKDYLVALQRVNDALYLMPGVDRNWMRGLWTTSLRWTEVTEAGYQGGPVMPDRWDGSAQSMEQLQANISRANIVGSYVASDLKSSMIVVPLIGMDPDTRQPLDYGVLSRDIEQKIRTLGNDNVKIHVSGFAIVVGDLIAGLQQVMKFFAVSVLIATLFVLFYTRCLRSTVLLVSAATLGVIWLLGLMHLLGFVLDPYSILVPFLVFAIGLSHGAQKMNGIMQDVGRGMHKYAAARFTFRRLFLAGLTALLANIVGFAVLMIIDIPVIRDMALITSVGVTVLIFTKLVLIPVMLSYTGVSENAARRSIASQANRRGLGRKCWEALASLTERRRASVTLVLAALLVGGAFYLRGSIQIGDLDAGAPELRKDSRYNRDTAYITANYRLSGDPFIIMLKTPPGDCEKFQTLVEADRLGAVLRRVKGVQTTFSTADGARMATSGMFEGNPKWLSITRNTSTLSQAVASFRRDRPDLVDRTCAITPIIAYLADHRADTLTGVVNAVEAFAASHDTDGRVFQLAAGSAGIEAATNIVVKHSFWIMHFVLYGAVTGLCFLTFRSWRAVLVALIPLVITSVLCEALMVLLGIGIKVSTLPVIAVGVGVGVDYALYLLSVQLTLQRRGVPLAEAYMRSLDFTGRIVALVGLTMAAAVITWAWSPIKFQADMGILLTFMFVWNMIGALVLIPALSHFLLPSAPGRSLEGAPSAGTTDAECPAPAREAQGALESSETLTLQRYGVTRR; from the coding sequence ATGAAAATCGACCGTGAACAGGCGCCTCCGATAGTCCGCGATCCGCGCTACTTCGACACCGATGGCGGCAACTGGCTGGAGCGGCTGATCTTCAATCATCGGCTGCTGATGATCACCATCTGCGTGGTGGTCACCGCCGTGCTGGGCTGGCAGGCGACCCAGCTTGAGGTCAACGCCAGCTTCGAGAAAATGATCCCGCAGTCGCACCCCTATATTCAGAACTACTTCCACAACCGCGAGGCCTTGCCCAGCGCTGGCAACTCGATTCGCGTGGTGGTCGAGAACACCCGCGGGACCATTTACGACAAGGACTACCTGGTCGCCCTGCAGCGGGTCAACGATGCCCTGTACCTGATGCCCGGCGTCGACCGCAACTGGATGCGCGGCCTGTGGACCACCAGCCTGCGCTGGACCGAAGTCACCGAGGCCGGCTACCAGGGCGGCCCGGTGATGCCCGATCGCTGGGACGGCTCGGCGCAGAGCATGGAGCAGCTGCAAGCCAACATCAGCCGCGCGAACATCGTCGGCAGCTACGTGGCCAGCGACCTCAAGTCATCGATGATCGTGGTGCCGCTGATCGGCATGGACCCGGACACTCGCCAGCCGCTGGACTACGGCGTGTTGAGCCGCGACATCGAGCAGAAGATCCGCACCCTGGGCAACGACAACGTGAAGATCCACGTGTCCGGCTTTGCCATCGTGGTCGGCGACCTGATCGCCGGGCTGCAGCAGGTGATGAAGTTCTTCGCCGTGTCGGTGCTGATCGCGACCCTGTTCGTGCTGTTCTACACCCGCTGCCTGCGCAGCACGGTGCTGCTGGTCAGCGCCGCGACGTTGGGCGTCATCTGGCTGTTGGGGCTGATGCATCTGCTGGGCTTCGTCCTGGACCCGTATTCGATCCTGGTGCCGTTTCTGGTGTTTGCCATCGGCCTGTCCCATGGTGCGCAGAAGATGAACGGCATCATGCAGGACGTCGGTCGCGGCATGCACAAATACGCGGCAGCGCGCTTTACCTTCCGCCGCCTTTTCCTCGCCGGCCTGACCGCGCTGCTGGCCAACATCGTCGGCTTCGCGGTGCTGATGATCATCGACATTCCGGTGATCCGCGACATGGCGCTGATCACCAGCGTCGGCGTCACGGTGCTGATTTTCACCAAGCTGGTGTTGATCCCGGTGATGCTCTCGTACACAGGCGTCAGCGAGAATGCCGCGCGCCGTTCGATCGCCAGCCAGGCCAATCGCCGCGGGCTGGGGCGCAAGTGCTGGGAGGCCCTGGCCAGCCTGACCGAGCGCCGTCGCGCCAGTGTGACCCTGGTACTGGCGGCGCTGTTGGTCGGCGGCGCGTTCTACCTGCGGGGCAGTATCCAGATCGGCGACCTGGACGCCGGCGCACCGGAGCTGCGCAAGGATTCACGCTACAACCGCGACACCGCCTACATCACCGCCAACTATCGGCTGTCGGGCGACCCGTTCATCATCATGCTGAAAACCCCGCCGGGGGACTGCGAGAAATTCCAGACGCTAGTGGAGGCTGATCGGCTGGGTGCGGTGCTGCGGCGGGTGAAGGGCGTGCAGACCACGTTCTCCACCGCTGACGGCGCGCGAATGGCCACCTCGGGGATGTTCGAGGGCAACCCCAAGTGGTTGTCGATTACCCGTAACACCAGCACCTTGAGCCAGGCGGTGGCGAGTTTCAGGCGCGATCGCCCGGATCTGGTCGACCGTACCTGTGCGATCACGCCGATCATCGCCTACCTGGCCGATCACCGTGCCGACACCCTGACCGGCGTGGTCAACGCGGTCGAAGCCTTTGCGGCCAGCCATGACACCGACGGCCGGGTGTTCCAGCTGGCGGCGGGCAGCGCGGGCATCGAGGCGGCCACCAACATCGTCGTCAAGCACAGCTTCTGGATCATGCACTTCGTGCTCTACGGCGCGGTGACAGGCCTGTGCTTCCTGACCTTTCGCAGTTGGCGCGCGGTGCTGGTGGCCTTGATTCCGCTGGTCATCACCTCAGTCCTGTGCGAGGCGCTGATGGTGCTGCTGGGCATTGGCATCAAGGTCTCGACCCTGCCGGTGATCGCCGTGGGTGTGGGCGTGGGGGTCGACTACGCGCTGTACCTGCTGAGCGTGCAGCTGACCTTGCAGCGCCGCGGCGTGCCGCTGGCCGAAGCCTACATGCGTTCGCTGGACTTCACCGGGCGCATCGTCGCGCTCGTAGGCTTGACCATGGCTGCGGCGGTGATTACCTGGGCTTGGTCACCGATCAAGTTCCAGGCCGACATGGGCATTTTGCTGACCTTCATGTTCGTCTGGAACATGATCGGCGCGCTGGTGCTGATCCCGGCCCTGTCGCACTTTCTGCTGCCCAGCGCGCCTGGCCGCAGCCTTGAAGGGGCGCCATCTGCCGGTACAACGGACGCCGAGTGTCCAGCCCCGGCGCGAGAAGCCCAGGGGGCGCTGGAATCCAGTGAAACCTTGACCCTGCAGCGTTACGGCGTGACCCGCCGCTAG
- a CDS encoding phosphotransferase family protein, translated as MNILSSGNTPLADFGGLLDWPRLQAWIEHSEMPGQGPVTAAQQLTGGSQNNLFLLTRGTARFVLRRPPAHLREHSNATILREARVLKALADSDVPHPRLLGACDDPTVLGACFLLMAPLPGFSPLGELPGRYARDADWRAAMGPEFVRAAAALARVDHQAVGLADFGKPDHWHSRQVERWRAQLDGYQSLPGYTGAHLQHIDSTARWLQDNLPTDGRIGIIHGDLQWPNAMFAYDQPRIVGLIDWELSTLGDPLLDLAWTLSSWREPGDPQVGAADPVVRPWDGFGSRAEMISLYGELTGRDMHSLPWFFVLACFKLACILEGSHARSLSGGPGKQMGEFLHDYAVWLMAKARQLTMSL; from the coding sequence ATGAACATCCTGTCCTCTGGAAACACCCCGCTGGCGGATTTTGGCGGCTTGCTCGACTGGCCCAGGCTGCAAGCCTGGATCGAGCACAGCGAAATGCCTGGGCAAGGGCCGGTGACCGCCGCCCAGCAACTCACCGGCGGCTCGCAGAACAATCTGTTTTTGCTGACCCGTGGTACGGCGCGCTTCGTGTTGCGCCGCCCGCCCGCGCATCTGCGCGAGCACAGCAACGCCACCATCCTGCGCGAGGCGCGAGTGCTCAAGGCCCTGGCCGACAGCGACGTGCCACACCCGCGCTTGCTGGGCGCCTGCGACGATCCGACGGTACTGGGTGCCTGCTTTTTGTTGATGGCGCCGCTGCCGGGGTTTTCGCCGCTGGGTGAACTGCCGGGGCGCTATGCTCGGGACGCCGACTGGCGCGCGGCGATGGGCCCGGAGTTCGTGCGCGCAGCCGCAGCCCTGGCGCGGGTGGATCATCAGGCCGTTGGCCTGGCTGACTTTGGCAAACCGGACCACTGGCACAGTCGCCAGGTCGAGCGCTGGCGGGCGCAGCTGGACGGTTACCAGAGCCTGCCCGGTTATACCGGCGCGCATCTGCAACACATCGACAGCACCGCGCGCTGGCTGCAGGACAACCTGCCCACCGACGGCCGGATCGGCATCATCCATGGCGACCTGCAATGGCCCAACGCGATGTTCGCCTACGACCAGCCACGCATCGTCGGCTTGATCGACTGGGAGCTGTCGACCCTGGGCGATCCGTTGCTCGACCTGGCCTGGACTCTCTCCTCATGGCGCGAGCCGGGCGACCCGCAGGTGGGCGCTGCCGATCCGGTGGTACGGCCCTGGGACGGCTTCGGCAGCCGCGCCGAGATGATCTCCCTGTATGGCGAGCTGACCGGGCGCGACATGCATTCGCTGCCGTGGTTCTTCGTACTGGCCTGTTTCAAGCTTGCCTGCATCCTCGAAGGGAGCCATGCGCGGTCCCTATCCGGCGGGCCGGGCAAACAGATGGGCGAGTTCCTGCACGACTACGCGGTCTGGCTGATGGCCAAGGCGCGGCAATTGACTATGTCCCTATAA